One Aspergillus oryzae RIB40 DNA, chromosome 2 genomic window carries:
- the erg2 gene encoding C-8 sterol isomerase ERG2 (sigma receptor and C-8 sterol isomerase), whose amino-acid sequence MRTLTLLATLLAVLAGLYNYLNARLEQFYIFEPGQLHDLSQRAIAAHGNDTRAVVNYIVSELDEKVPGSHLNKEEEWVFNNAGGAMGAMYIIHASITEYLIIFGTAIGTEGHTGRHTADDYFNILQGTQLAYVPGSYEPEVYPQGSVHHLKRGEVKQYKMDASCFALEYARGWIPPMLFFGYADTFSSTLDFPTLWATSRITGREMIANLFKGKL is encoded by the exons ATGCGTACCCTCACCCTCTTGGCCACCTTACTGGCCGTTCTGGCCGGCCTGTACAACTACCTCAACGCGCGTCTCGAGCAGTTTTACATCTTCGAACCTGGCCAGTTGCATGACCTCTCTCAGCGTGCAATTGCTGCCCACGGAAACGATACTCGCGCCGTTGTAAATTACATTGTCTCGGAGCTAGATGAGAAGGTCCCCGGAAGCCACCTgaacaaggaagaggaatgggTGTTCAACAACGCCGGTGGTGCCATGGGTGCCATGTATATTATTCATGCTA GTATTACAGAGTACTTGATTATTTTTG GAACCGCAATCGGCACCGAAGGCCACACTGGCCGTCACACTGCGGATGATtacttcaacatccttcaGGGTACCCAGCTTGCCTATGTCCCTGGATCCTACGAACCCGAGGTCTACCCTCAGGGCAGCGTGCACCACCTCAAGCGTGGTGAGGTGAAGCAATACAAGATGGATGCGTCCTGTTTCGCGCTGGAATATGCCCGTGGCTGGATCCCTCCCATGCTCTTCTTTGGATATGCCGATACTTTCTCCAGCACTTTAGATTTCCCTACCCTGTGGGCAACTTCTAGAATCACGGGCCGGGAGATGATCGCCAACTTGTTCAAGGGGAAGCTGTAA
- the xgeA gene encoding putative endoglucanase (predicted protein), translating to MKFLTPLVLSSLASAAALNRRADMCGQWDTTTTDKFTLYNNLWGEGNADSGSQCTGLDSDDGNTIAWHTSWTWTGGAGQVKSFANVAYNFEATQLSQLSSIPSTWKWENTGSDIVADVAYDLFTSSSADGDEEYEIMIWLAALGGAGPISSTGSAIATPTVGGQSWSLYSGPNGQMTVFSFVASSTTEDFSADLNDFLKYLQEEQGMPSSQYLTHVQAGTEPFSGSNVKFTTSSYSVSVA from the exons ATGAAGTTCCTCACTCCTCTCGTTCTCAGCTCTCTCGCCTCGGCTGCCGCTCTCAACCGCCGGGCGGATATGTGTGGCCAATGGGACACCACCACTACCGACAAGTTCACCTTGTATAACAACCTCTGGGGTGAGGGCAATGCGGACAGTGGTAGCCAATGCACCGGCCTCGATTCGGATGACGGAAACACCATTGCCTGGCACACCAGCTGGACCTGGACCGGTGGAGCCGGCCAGGTCAAGAGCTTTGCTAATGTTGCCTACAACTTCGAGGCCACTCAGCTGAGCCAGTTGAGCAGCATCCCCAGTACATGGAAGTGGGA GAACACTGGCTCCGACATTGTTGCTGACGTCGCATATGACCTCTTCACCTCGTCCAGcgcagatggagatgaggagtACGAGATCATGATCTGGTTGGCAGCCTTGGGCGGTGCTGGTCCTATCTCGTCGACCGGATCTGCGATTGCTACCCCCACCGTGGGCGGACAGAGCTGGTCCTTGTACAGTGGTCCCAACGGCCAGATGACAGTATTCAGCTTCGTCGCCTCATCCACGACCGAGGACTTCTCGGCTGACCTGAACGATTTCCTCAAGTACCTGCAGGAGGAACAGGGCATGCCTTCCAGCCAATACCTGACCCATGTGCAGGCGGGTACTGAGCCCTTCAGCGGAAGCAACGTCAAGTTCACCACCTCTTCCTACTCTGTGTCTGTTGCCTAA